From the Panthera leo isolate Ple1 chromosome C1, P.leo_Ple1_pat1.1, whole genome shotgun sequence genome, one window contains:
- the LOC122226961 gene encoding keratinocyte proline-rich protein codes for MCDQQQIQCCMPLPQCCVKGSSFYPSQNPSARSQVVVQAPCEMQIVECPAPCPVQVSQVKCQAPCQSQTTQVKCQAPCQSKTTQVKGQASSQSQTTQAKSQASSQSQISCVQCQAPCQPQVSYVQCEAPCPFQTCYMECAPVYYTETCYVEYPVQTYIPCPASQPVQTYVASPPVSQTQGRFSTQCQYQGSSSRCSPQRQSQASYSTCAPQFRSGAYYGDCAPQRQSRAAFSTCAPQCQATGSYRSFTAQRRSRSSSRCLPARQLQPSYRSCSPPRRSEPYYSGCLSSACSSGSYNYCTPPRRSEPIYSSGCPRARTSGCSQRCGPKCRIEISSPCCPKQVPPQKCPVQIPPIRRCSESCVPRPSWGASCPELRPRAKSRPLPSFCPPRRRDQSPEPPMHRCPPPAPCPCPRPAPRLYPRPEPSSRSGPRPCPPPRRLSEPCLCPEPRPAPRPLPAQREFPEWRPCLQPYEHPEPHSLPEPIPLPAPCPSPEPCVEPPCDPSPCSGPNPIPCPGDLGCHESSPCRLDTEAPSCDPAAYNQWQGSGDSCGPCDTIPEPQGVSDCGDQGGPYVGVKGGPSAGTKGAFF; via the coding sequence ATGTGTGACCAGCAGCAGATTCAGTGTTGCATGCCACTCCCCCAGTGCTGTGTGAAGGGCTCCTCCTTCTATCCCTCCCAGAATCCCAGTGCCAGGAGCCAGGTTGTGGTCCAAGCACCTTGTGAGATGCAAATTGTGGAGTGCCCCGCACCATGCCCAGTTCAAGTTTCCCAGGTAAAATGCCAGGCTCCATGCCAGTCCCAGACCACACAAGTGaagtgtcaggctccatgccagtCTAAGACCACCCAAGTGAAGGGCCAGGCTTCAAGCCAGTCCCAGACCACCCAAGCGAAGAGCCAGGCTTCAAGCCAGTCTCAAATTTCCTGTGTTCAATGCCAGGCTCCATGCCAGCCTCAGGTTTCCTATGTGCAGTGTGAAGCCCCATGCCCTTTTCAGACCTGCTATATGGAATGTGCTCCAGTTTATTATACAGAAACTTGTTATGTGGAATACCCAGTCCAGACCTACATACCCTGTCCAGCTTCTCAGCCTGTCCAGACTTACGTGGCTTCTCCCCCAGTTTCCCAGACTCAGGGAAGATTCTCCACTCAGTGCCAGTATCAGGGCTCCTCCAGCAGATGCTCCCCGCAGCGTCAGTCCCAGGCTTCCTACAGCACCTGTGCCCCGCAGTTCCGATCTGGGGCTTACTACGGCGACTGCGCCCCCCAGCGCCAGTCCCGGGCAGCATTTAGCACTTGCGCACCCCAGTGCCAGGCCACTGGCTCTTACCGGAGCTTCACCGCACAGCGTCGCTCGCGGAGCTCCAGCAGATGCCTCCCTGCTCGCCAGCTGCAGCCTTCCTACCGCAGCTGCTCCCCACCACGACGGTCTGAGCCCTACTACAGCGGCTGCCTGTCATCAGCGTGCTCTTCGGGCTCCTATAACTACTGCACCCCTCCGCGCCGCTCGGAGCCCATCTATAGCAGTGGCTGTCCTCGGGCTCGCACTTCAGGCTGCTCTCAGAGATGTGGTCCCAAGTGCCGGATAGAGATTTCTTCCCCCTGCTGCCCCAAGCAGGTCCCCCCGCAAAAGTGTCCTGTTCAGATTCCTCCCATCAGACGCTGCTCTGAGAGTTGTGTCCCACGACCCTCCTGGGGTGCCTCCTGCCCGGAGCTGAGGCCACGTGCAAAGTCACGTCCACTCCCAAGCTTCTGTCCACCGCGGCGTCGGGACCAAAGTCCAGAGCCGCCGATGCATCgatgcccaccccctgccccctgtccATGCCCACGTCCTGCTCCGCGGCTGTATCCTCGCCCAGAGCCAAGCTCGAGGTCAGGGCCTCGTCCGTGTCCTCCACCGCGGCGACTCTCTGAACCCTGTCTGTGTCCAGAGCCACGTCCAGCCCCACGTCCTCTCCCAGCGCAGCGTGAATTTCCCGAATGGCGTCCGTGTCTACAGCCCTATGAGCACCCAGAACCTCATTCACTCCCGGAGCCAATTCCCCTTCCAGCGCCGTGCCCGAGCCCggagccctgtgtggagccccCGTGCGATCCCAGCCCGTGCTCAGGCCCCAATCCAATCCCATGTCCGGGGGACCTGGGCTGTCATGAGTCCAGCCCATGCCGCCTGGACACCGAGGCTCCAAGCTGCGACCCAGCTGCTTATAACCAGTGGCAAGGAAGTGGTGACAGCTGTGGACCCTGTGATACGATTCCAGAGCCACAGGGTGTCAGTGATTGTGGAGACCAAGGAGGCCCCTATGTTGGAGTAAAAGGAGGTCCTTCTGCTGGAACAAAgggtgcttttttttaa